A window from Carassius gibelio isolate Cgi1373 ecotype wild population from Czech Republic chromosome B3, carGib1.2-hapl.c, whole genome shotgun sequence encodes these proteins:
- the LOC127951913 gene encoding tyrosine-protein kinase-like otk — protein sequence MVWFCVFLWCLVGAFGDTYGLKSVSVKEGESVTLHTDREMRNNDLIQWRFGPENILIAEINVLDSSMTVNYDYDGRFRDRMKVDRQTGCLTITDTRIEHAGRYELKIKLMKKFFILTVYGAVDDGDEMKSVPVMEGNSVTLQTDTEMNNDLIQWRFGNYLIAEIVDTANGITIYDDVLEGRFRDGLQVDEKTGSLSFKNARLEHSGFYQLQSNRTRKVFTLSVYAPLPVPVIFSYCPPSSSSSASKCMLLCSAVNGGQGTLSWYKENHLLSSISVSDLSSLSLPLEMEYQDQNTYRCVLNNSFSEQTQHLDISEHCHTCSDSGHGCETVQAVIRLVVTALMGVAAAAAVVVLYYDIRSRRAEQNQAHPSISAI from the exons ATGGTTTGGTTTTGTGTGTTCTTGTGGTGTCTGGTTG gtgcGTTTGGGGATACATACGGGctgaagtcagtgtcagtgaaggagggagaatCTGTCACTTTACACACTGATAGAGAAATGAGAAATAATGATTTGATCCAGTGGAGGTTCGGACCGGAAaacattttaatagctgaaatcaaTGTGTTGGACAGCAGCATGACTgtaaattatgattatgatggaCGATTCAGAGACAGAATGAAGGTGGACCGTCAAACTGGATGTCTGAccatcacagacaccagaattGAACATGCTGGACGTTATGAACTAAAGATCAAACTTATGAAGAAGTTCTTCATTCTCACTGTCTATG GCGCGGTTGACGATGGGGATGAGATGAAGTCAGTTCCAGTGATGGAGGGAAACTCTGTCACTCTACAGACTGATACTGAAATGAACAATGATCTGATTCAGTGGAGGTTTGGGAACTATTTAATAGCTGAAATCGTGGATACGGCCAACGGCATCACTAtatatgatgatgttcttgaAGGGCGATTCAGAGACGGACTGCAGGTCGATGAGAAAACTGGatctttgagcttcaaaaacgccAGACTTGAACACTCAGGATTTTATCAACTACAGAGCAACCGTACGAGGAAGGTTTTTACTCTGAGTGTCTATG CTcctctgcctgttcctgtcatcttCAGCTACTGTCCTCCTTCATCATCGTCATCAGCATCCAAATGTATGCTGCTGTGCTCAGCGGTGAATGGGGGTCAGGGGACTCTCTCTTGGTACAAAGAAAACcatttattgtccagcatcagtgtgtctgaccTCAGCAGTCTCTCTCTGCCTCTGGAGATGGAGTATCAGGATCAAAACACCTACAGATGTGTGCTGAACAATTCATTCTCTGAGCAAactcaacatctggacatcagtGAACACtgtcacacatgttcag ACTCAGGCCACGGCTGTGAGACTGTtcaagctgtgatccgattggtcgtCACTGCTCTAATGGGCGTGGCTGCTGCGGCTGCTGTGGTTGTTCTGTAttatgacatcagatccagaaGAGCTGAACAGAATCAAGCACATCCTTCCATTTCAGCAATCTAA
- the LOC127951915 gene encoding protocadherin Fat 3, whose amino-acid sequence MALFTVVIILACLHVGSAYIDCVHGSYIYRGITDEPYERGNILETITDISPDDRLVLEPYLCAIAMEYLELDYTAGSSTATLRLIKSLDADEIMMYADAFYYSITCVGGAKNIRKHTIGDLNDNPPVFPTKSYGFTVSEEIPVGKTVLSVTATDNDVSALSKVTLYSILPPVPEDFGLSEDAQTNSCNIKLTKPLNYNKIQHYKFTLLARDVGSLTDTMIVEIAVKDEDNLNPYFNHGLYKASIKENQVGHFSHITPEAIKAQDGDKGINTSVVYSLTTVIPNQYQNNFEIDRKSGVISVTKALDREEIEQISVIIQAAQENDARKTAETVVMVTIEDVNDILQ is encoded by the exons ATGGCCTTATTCACTGTGGTAATTATTTTAGCTTGTCTACATGTTG GTTCTGCATACATAGACTGTGTACATGGAAGCTATATCTACAGAGGAATTACCGATGAGCCATATGAAA GAGGCAACATTCTAGAGACTATCACTGATATCAGCCCGGATGATCGTCTGGTTCTGGAGCCATATCTCTGTGCCATTGCTATGGAATATCTGGAGCTGGATTACACTGCTGGAAGCTCAACTGCTACCTTACGGCTGATCAAATCGCTCGATGCTGACGAAATAATGATG TATGCAGATGCTTTTTATTATTCAATCACCTGCGTAGGAGGg GCAAAAAACATCCGGAAACATACCATTGGGGATTTAAATGACAACCCACCGGTCTTCCCGACCAAATCATACGGCTTCACAGTGTCGGAG GAGATACCTGTGGGTAAAACTGTGCTCAGTGTGACAGCTACTGATAATGATGTATCTGCACTAAGCAAAGTAACTTTATATTCTATTCTG CCTCCAGTACCAGAAGACTTTGGACTGAGTGAAGATGCCCAGACGAATTCATGTAACATCAAGTTGACTAAACCTCTGAACTACAACAAGATTCAACATTACAAATTCACCCTGCTTGCTAGA gatGTAGGAAGCCTCACTGACACAATGATAGTTGAAATAGCAGTTAAAGATGAGGACAACCTAAACCCTTATTTTAACCACGGTCTCTACAAGGCATCCATTAAGGAAAATCAG GTAGGACACTTCTCACACATCACTCCTGAGGCCATAAAAGCTCAAGATGGCGACAAAGGCATCAACACGTCTGTAGTTTACAGCTTAACGACAG TCATTCCAAATCAATACCAGAACAACTTTGAAATTGATCGAAAAAGTGGAGTGATCTCTGTGACGAAGGCACTAGACAGAGAGGAAATAGAGCAGATTTCTGTTATCATACAG GCAGCTCAGGAGAATGATGCCCGTAAGACGGCTGAGACTGTGGTAATGGTCACCATTGAGGATGTTAATGACATCCTGCAGTAA